GACATCGTTTGCCCACCATTGGCAAATAACTATGCCCTTAACAGGTATAGCAAAAAGACCTTGGCCATCTGAGCAAACTCCTTAGCTGTCCCCTGTGGACAACCCATGAAATCCACCTTAAGGTTAGTGTAGTAGATCGTCTTCGTGGCGTACCTCCTTTCGAGTAGCTCTACACCTAGTTGTGTGCCCAACTTGTCCTCCAAACTTATCGAGACTCTATCAAACCACAGGCCAGTCATGCGGTGGAAGTTGTGGGGAGTGATGGTCATCTCCTGATCAGTAATGTGGAAGGTGTAAGTAGTGTCCCACCATCTCTCAACTAAGGCCTGCGCCAAGGCAGCACTAGCAGACCTTTCAGGCATCAAGCAGAGGATGGGCTCAAAACCTGCAGTACGAATGTGACCTTGAGTCTCCTCGGTATAGATGTTGTGCCATACCAATGCCTCGCTAGTACTCCCTCTACCAGAATATGGAGGTAAAACCTACAAAAAGAGAATGAGATTAAATTCATGATTAGGTGAAAAGAATGGTGGGAAAGTGATAGGTGATGTGAGGCATGTAGTGGGATGTAAAAATGATGAGGAATGATGTTAAAATTGCAAATAGATGAAGAACAGATGAAAAAGGAGTCCGAATGCCCAAACTAAGGTTTCTGCCTAGTGCCATGCGTGTGTAGGAAGGAAGCTGTGTACGCAGAATTCTACCCATGTGCGTAGGTCGACGCTCACAAGAACAGATACACACGCGCAAGAATAAGCTTGTGTACACATGAGTATAGGCTGCGTATGCAAGAACATGTCTGCGCACATAGGCTCAAATCTGCGCACGTAGGAACAACCACCGAATGATGTTCTTTGACTTTTTCAAGGTTTTCTCAATCAAAACTCATCCTAAACGTGTTCCTACCCATCCTAAGGTGttaggttttcatctaaacccatcccacAGCAAAACCCAAGCATTTACAAGCCtaaaaacatatcaaaataGAAGATCAAaggaaaaacttgaaaatggaaaaagaaaaagaaaaagctcatCGATCTAGCCTTTGCACCCTTAGGAAGATTTTGTTGTGATCTATAGGTTAAGAGGGGAGCCTTAGCCAACCTCACCGCTCCATTCCAGCGGTTGAGATGAAATGCATCAGTAGAGAGGATGTAGGAACTCTTTTTGGACTTGGGTGCCATTGAAGGAAGAGATGAGGGCCAGATTGTGAGGGAATGAGAGAAAGGCAGAAGGTTTTTGTAGAGGGAGTTAGAGAATGTGAAGAGGTGagggagatgaagagaatgaaaaaataataataataataaataaacggTTGGTAACCGTTgggaaaaaaagataaagatgtGGGAACATATCTAATggctaaactacatgtagtttaggcCTCCCTGCTAAATTATGTGTAGTTTagcggatttttttttttcaaatatccCCATGAAGTTCTCAGGAGGCTAGAAATgcaaaggaaaattaaaaaaacacatccAAAAATGACAGAAATGCCTTTAGTGTACAAAGAACACAATGACCCTAAAAAGCATCCTAGTGGATCGAAAGCATCAAAAGCATCCCTAGTGGATCGAAAGCATCGAAAACACCCCTTAATGGATTAGCAATCATCATGAAAACTTCTTTGTGAGTCAAGATCATTAACTAAATCCCCAAGCAAATTTCAGTATCGTAGGAGGACTCCCCCGTGAGTCCAAGACATAGAAGCAACCCCCTTGAGAGTTGCAAGATAAAATTTCCCTAATGGAGTTAATAAAGCCCCCTCAAGGGTGGAGTCAACATCAATCCCCAGTGAAtcataagaaagaagaagataattttTCCCCAGTGGAGGAAAGTTTTCCCAGTGAGCAAACACTTCATCAAGAGATCCCCAATAAACTACCCCCTCTCTTGTGGGCCGTACACCATCAAAACTTCATGATAGGTCAGAATCATCACCAAACACTTCTTAGTAGAATTATACTCCCCAGTGAGTCCTTCTGCACCCCTGGTGGATATTTCATCTAAAAATAGTTAGAATACAGAATTCGTGCACATATCCTCCTGGAAGTGAACTTGTAGGCACATAATACAGAAATTGTGCACATATCCCAAGGGAATTGAATATGCAGGCACAATGGAAGAGGTAGAGATAGAGATTGAGATCGTCATCTCGAGGCAAGAGCCTCACTAGAACAGGTAGAGATTGAGATGGAGAAGACAATTATTACCTAGAGGCGCAATCTACCCGGAGAAGTTTGAGACAAAAGTCCCAGATGAAtactacaaatatatatcattttaagCTTGTAAGAGCACccttatttgtttggttgatggttACGACTATTGGccttatttgtttttctttttagtgaCTCTAGGATAGTGAGTCACTTGTCTTTTCCTTGCAATTGGCAAAACAGGTTTTGGGATAGTGAACCTGTCATTGCTCGTTTGCTGAGCAACAAAGGTGGGAATTTGGACATATGAATCCCACGCAACTCTTCGGAGTTGCACCCCATCCCATGTATGCGTGATGTATGTCGTGTGCATGGGTTGGGCCCGAGTCGTACGccgaaacaaaatgttttgtctcttattcttttgattttgttagcGAAGCTCACGACTCAAAAGAGGAGCATCtatagacaccgcattttgtaccccttacaactcggtcccccattccccaatgatgtTGAAATTCTGAAATCCAATGTTGGTTTAGGACCCAATcagatgttaaattgacttgaaaaatgttaaaatgataaatataacttttaatgagcaattaaatcttattttgaaaaaaataaggCCAAAGAAGCTCTTGGCATGCGCACGCAGGAATTAACCTGCGTGCGTAGCCATGGTGCATGCGAATGTAGACATGATCCTGTGCACGCATGTAGGGTTTCAAAAACTATGAAAGGCAAGTTTGTGTATAATCAATGTTAAACTATAATCCCAGTTTAACATTGATTGTACCTCATCTTACTTATAGTGCAAATAATGTAATATTTAGTTAGTCGATGGTAGTTAATTAATCTAAAGTttaatctattattattattattattatttttaattgatctATTACAACAAATATGTAGTTGATGAGATCTCACTATTAAGTACAAGGATCACTAAGGTCAAACCATATTAATTTTGCTTTCAatctatattcttttttttcacaatcacaatcacaatgACAATCTTAATAGGTATCAAAACTATTTCTTAATatgtataaattaatatatattttttttcatcagaAGAAACCATATGTCTAATCAGAACGACAATCTTAATAGGATATCAAAACTATGttttaatatgtatataataatatgtaTAAATTGAGgttattttttttccagaaaaaACTATTGTAGATTTTATCAAGTTATAAAATGtggaagagaaaagagaaaatataattttttagagagattttaatgtaaaatttattactgaaaaataaaataaaatagaagattTGAATTATTCAAATGTCAGTTTTAGGAGTAGCTTGCAATATCAACTGCTTTCAGAACTGGTTTCTGGAGGTGACAAGCTTGGAATAGAAGATGACATCATTATTTTGACATAAAAGTATGTTTTGTTAGCCCTATGTTGTTATATGGATCttattcaaaaaacaaaaaggttgtTATATGGATAATATCCTGTAGCGGGCAAACTAATTAAATCCAGTTTAATAGAGAACATTATTTGGTTAGATTTAGGTTGTTAAATTCAGAAAACAAAAAGgttgttatatatatagataaacaCATAAAGTCCTATGGCGGGCAAACTAAATCCAGTATAACAGATACCATTACTTTATTATGTCTAGGTtgttaaataaacaaatatactATCAAGCGTCGAAACCAGAAGTCTACATAAAATCTCAATCGAGAAGTAAGCTTATCCTCACAATAAAGAGATACGCCAACTCAcaagtctaattttttattattttggatatGAGATCTTCCTCTATATATAAGAGCCTTAATGGGCGAGTAGTATTACATGCATGCAAAGCAATTACAAGCCATGGCGAGAACACTACTTACTTTTCTGCTTTGCATCTATCTCACTTTGGCTTTCTGTGTCATATACACTGATGCAAGAAAAAGAGTCACAAAAATAGGCCGTGATGCTGTGACCCCTGGCCGAAGTAACTTCACCTATATATGTGATCCAGCCAGGTATACCCAACTTGGATTGGATATCAAATCATTCCCCTTTTGTAACAAGAAACTTTCCTACCAAGTCCGAGCAAGAGATTTGGTGAGTCAAATGACGTTGTATGAAAAGGTGCGACAGCTAGGAAATCGTGCTTACGGAGCCCCAAGAATAGGCCTGCCTGAATACGAGTGGTGGTCTGAGGCGCTCCATGGTTTGTCCAATGTCGGTCCAGGTACCTTTTTCGATGACTCAGTAGCACATGCAACTAGCTTTCCCACGCCGATTCTCACAACAGCTTCATTCAACGAGTCATTGTGGAACACAATTGGGAAGGTAAAATTTAACCCGTTCAGTTGTATTTAAAGATTAAAGTATTCGTTTTTAATAAATATGCTAAAATTCCTTGCTGGATACAGGCTGTTTCCACAGAAGCACGAGCATTGTACAATTTAGGGCATGCTGGATTAACATTTTGGAGTCCAACCATTAACGTAGCAAGAGATCCAAGATGGGGAAGAATCATTGAGACACCTGGTGAAGATCCATTTGTAGTTGGCACCTATGCCGCGAATTACGTGAGAGGCTTGCAAGATGTTGAGGGAACAGAGCACCATAAGGATTTAAACTCTAGACCGCTTAAAGTTTCTGCATGTTGCAAGCACTTTACTGCTTATGATGTTGACAATTGGAAAGGAGTTGAGCGTTACAGTTTTGATGCCAAGGTAACTACTCTATGAAAATCCTAATTCTAAAGTTGATATACTACTATgattcaaaaacaaattaaagcacagtatttattgatttttatttgaagGTGACAGAACAAGATTTGGCAGAGACATTTAACCGACCCTTCCAAATGTGTGTTGAAAATGGTGATGTTAGTAGTGTCATGTGCTCTTATAACCGTGTTAATGGCATACCTGCTTGTGCTGATCCCAAACTCTTGAAGCAAACCGTTAGAGAAGATTGGAATCTTCATGGGTACAATCTAAATTCTAATCTCAATATCAAAATACTATGGTCCATTTGAATTGAGGtagagggagggggagtagaattggccaaaaattaacattttttaagtTAACTCTACTTTACTTCCTCCCACTCCTCAATTCAAATAGACCCTAAATTTTAATTAGGATgctatttttgtaattaagactaatattacaatttttgcCAGATATATAGTTGCAGATTGTGATTCTATTGAAGTAATGATTAAGAACCACAAATGGCTAAACGTTGACAATGAGACTGCAGTTTCATACACACTACAAGCAGGCTAGTTAATTATGTGCCTTTCCtattcatttctttctctctttttttcctcgttttgcttttttgttcACTGACATTTAATTTCTTCTTGGTTTaggtttggatttggattgTGGAGTTTACTACACCAATAATGTTGAAAATGCTGTGAAACATGGGAAGGTTAGGGAGGCACTTGTAGACCGGTCACTACAATACCTCTATGTTGTGCTTATGAGGCTAGGAATATTTGATGGACACTCACAATACAATTCTCTTGGAATAAATGATGTGTGCTCTAACGAGCACATCGAGTTAGCGGCAGAAGCAGCGAGGGAGGGAATTGTTCTTTTGAAGAATGATAATGGAATTTTGCCA
This genomic stretch from Quercus lobata isolate SW786 chromosome 3, ValleyOak3.0 Primary Assembly, whole genome shotgun sequence harbors:
- the LOC115980908 gene encoding beta-xylosidase/alpha-L-arabinofuranosidase 2-like; translated protein: MARTLLTFLLCIYLTLAFCVIYTDARKRVTKIGRDAVTPGRSNFTYICDPARYTQLGLDIKSFPFCNKKLSYQVRARDLVSQMTLYEKVRQLGNRAYGAPRIGLPEYEWWSEALHGLSNVGPGTFFDDSVAHATSFPTPILTTASFNESLWNTIGKAVSTEARALYNLGHAGLTFWSPTINVARDPRWGRIIETPGEDPFVVGTYAANYVRGLQDVEGTEHHKDLNSRPLKVSACCKHFTAYDVDNWKGVERYSFDAKVTEQDLAETFNRPFQMCVENGDVSSVMCSYNRVNGIPACADPKLLKQTVREDWNLHGYIVADCDSIEVMIKNHKWLNVDNETAVSYTLQAGLDLDCGVYYTNNVENAVKHGKVREALVDRSLQYLYVVLMRLGIFDGHSQYNSLGINDVCSNEHIELAAEAAREGIVLLKNDNGILPLATGKYPSLAVVGPHANASTAMIGNYAFDPWNKGTPCRYITPLNGFSSYGRVNYAAGCSNVKCPDGSLIGPAVQVATTSDATIIVAGIDLSIEAESRDRLDLFLPGKQTDLINQVANASKGPVVLVIMSAGGVDISFAKNNPKIHAILWSGYPGEEGGQAIADIIFGKYNPGGRLPVTWYQADYVDKLPLTSMQLRPDDSNGYPGRTYKFFDGPTVFPFGYGLSYTKFNYTLKAATNRLQIKLTKFQHCRDLPYKNGTFKPSCPAIAIDDLRCNKKFKLAVEVKNVGNRDGDEVVLVYSQPPVGIVGTHIKNLIAFQKVFVAAGTSKTIQFAINTCQGLGIVDSYGNALLPSGAHTIIVGDGAIVFPVQLTYR